A window of Anolis carolinensis isolate JA03-04 unplaced genomic scaffold, rAnoCar3.1.pri scaffold_21, whole genome shotgun sequence contains these coding sequences:
- the LOC103281038 gene encoding B-cell differentiation antigen CD72 isoform X2, translated as MAQGVTYADLRFVRNPPGKKATQQGTGAEDGELTYENLHGSRAHQAEEPPSAPTEETGSGCWTWKAGLAVLTATLLLLVLLATAVGLGVRYWQVSGQLRRALQVHADLSIAQEGSLAQMEVRLHRATEELNSTRETLRRSQEEAQRTRERLQEALEEANHTREDLKQKEEELQRATSCQQAGCCPSGWSLFRWRCLLVSKQEKNWENSQKECQRMGSRLLVLKEPTEATALPEAEIPLSEQQYWIGLKKEPDTWRFKVPWAWTDNSPFSWDLGQCGNSGNCGQLGQGSLLQCNCGWKSRYICEQPARPMQVAQAP; from the exons ATGGCCCAAGGAGTGACCTACGCTGACCTGAGGTTTGTGAGAAACCCTCCTGGGAAGAAGGCCACACAGCAAG gGACTGGAGCCGAAGACGGGGAGCTCACCTACGAGAACCTCCATGGGTCCCGGGCCCATCAGGCGGAGGAGCCCCCAAGCGCCCCCACAGAGGAGACAG GCTCAGGATGCTGGACTTGGAAAGCTGGCCTGGCTGTGCTGACcgccaccctcctcctcctcgttctcCTGGCCACGGCCGTAGGACTGGGGGTCCGAT ACTGGCAGGTCTCTGGGCAGCTCCGGCGGGCATTGCAAGTGCATGCGGACCTCAGCATTGCCCAGGAAGGGAGCCTGGCCCAGATGGAGGTCCGGCTGCACCGGGCCACAGAGGAGCTCAACTCCACGCGGGAGACCCTCAGGAGGAGCCAGGAGGAGGCCCAGAGGACCCGGGAGAGGCTCCAAGAAGCGCTGGAGGAGGCCAACCACACCCGGGAGGACCTCAAGCAGAAGGAGGAAGAGCTGCAACGGGCAACATCCTGCCAGCAGGCCG GCTGCTGCCCCTCTGGCTGGAGCCTCTTCCGCTGGAGGTGCCTCCTGGTCTCAAAGCAAGAGAAGAATTGGGAAAACAGCCAGAAGGAGTGTCAAAGGATGGGATCCCGGCTGCTGGTCCTGAAGGAGCCCACGGAGGCCACAGCGCTCCCGGAGGCTGAG ATTCCTTTGTCAGAGCAACAGTACTGGATTGGGCTTAAAAAAGAACCGGACACCTGGCGCTTTAAGGTTCCCTGGGCCTGGACTGACAACTCACCCTTTTCTTG GGATCTTGGACAGTGCGGAAACAGTGGCAACTGTGGGCAACTGGGGCAGGGGTCCCTGCTGCAATGCAACTGTGGATGGAAGTCCAGGTACATCTGTGAGCAGCCCGCCAGGCCCATGCAGGTGGCCCAGGCTCCTTGA
- the LOC103281038 gene encoding oxidized low-density lipoprotein receptor 1 isoform X1: protein MAIIKSTFVFFSRYPSASLHLFTKSSLFPPLLLFVSLAFWIYSPSLALQSLIPSSSPPFHVLAIINLAATKQYWQISSSSALIHLLDKPNKHISCHIFAPKGILQSPAGLLCGLKLVQDKPRSTHAFCLPGSGCWTWKAGLAVLTATLLLLVLLATAVGLGVRYWQVSGQLRRALQVHADLSIAQEGSLAQMEVRLHRATEELNSTRETLRRSQEEAQRTRERLQEALEEANHTREDLKQKEEELQRATSCQQAGCCPSGWSLFRWRCLLVSKQEKNWENSQKECQRMGSRLLVLKEPTEATALPEAEIPLSEQQYWIGLKKEPDTWRFKVPWAWTDNSPFSWDLGQCGNSGNCGQLGQGSLLQCNCGWKSRYICEQPARPMQVAQAP, encoded by the exons atggcaatcatcaaatctacctttgtcttcttttccagatacccaagtgccagcctccatttgtttacaaaatcctcattatttcctcctctgttactatttgtcagcttggcctTTTGGATATATTCCCCCAGTTTAGCTCTCCAGTCTTTAATACCAAGCTCTTCTccccccttccatgttttagctattattaatcttgctgcaacaaaacaatattggcaaatttcttcttcttctgcgcTAATACACCTTCTAGATAAACCTAATAAGCACATTTCATGCCATATATTTGCACCCAAAGGGATTTTGCAATCCCCAGCCGGTCTGCTTTGCGGACTGAAACTAGTCCAGGACAAACCCAGGTCGACCCATGCCTTTTGCCTTCCAGGCTCAGGATGCTGGACTTGGAAAGCTGGCCTGGCTGTGCTGACcgccaccctcctcctcctcgttctcCTGGCCACGGCCGTAGGACTGGGGGTCCGAT ACTGGCAGGTCTCTGGGCAGCTCCGGCGGGCATTGCAAGTGCATGCGGACCTCAGCATTGCCCAGGAAGGGAGCCTGGCCCAGATGGAGGTCCGGCTGCACCGGGCCACAGAGGAGCTCAACTCCACGCGGGAGACCCTCAGGAGGAGCCAGGAGGAGGCCCAGAGGACCCGGGAGAGGCTCCAAGAAGCGCTGGAGGAGGCCAACCACACCCGGGAGGACCTCAAGCAGAAGGAGGAAGAGCTGCAACGGGCAACATCCTGCCAGCAGGCCG GCTGCTGCCCCTCTGGCTGGAGCCTCTTCCGCTGGAGGTGCCTCCTGGTCTCAAAGCAAGAGAAGAATTGGGAAAACAGCCAGAAGGAGTGTCAAAGGATGGGATCCCGGCTGCTGGTCCTGAAGGAGCCCACGGAGGCCACAGCGCTCCCGGAGGCTGAG ATTCCTTTGTCAGAGCAACAGTACTGGATTGGGCTTAAAAAAGAACCGGACACCTGGCGCTTTAAGGTTCCCTGGGCCTGGACTGACAACTCACCCTTTTCTTG GGATCTTGGACAGTGCGGAAACAGTGGCAACTGTGGGCAACTGGGGCAGGGGTCCCTGCTGCAATGCAACTGTGGATGGAAGTCCAGGTACATCTGTGAGCAGCCCGCCAGGCCCATGCAGGTGGCCCAGGCTCCTTGA